One region of Cucurbita pepo subsp. pepo cultivar mu-cu-16 chromosome LG03, ASM280686v2, whole genome shotgun sequence genomic DNA includes:
- the LOC111791432 gene encoding kinesin-like protein KIN-12B isoform X2: protein MKHFMQPRNAILRDTHAVDPPSSSPSPSGGIKGRPPRKPKSSKENAPPSDPNSMVLDPKPSPAKLKSPLPPRPPSSNPLKRKLSMETVPENSIPGLSDSGVKVVVRMRPPCKDRDEGDNVVQKASEDSLSINGQTFTFDAVADTEATQLDIFQLVGEPLVENCMAGFNSSVFAYGQTGSGKTYTMWGPANALSDDNLLTEQKGLTPRVFERLFARINEEQVKHADKLLKYQCYCSFLEIYNEQITDLLDPNQRNLQIREDVKSGVYVENLTEECVSTMADVIRILMKGLSNRRTGATSVNSESSRSHTVFTCVVESRSKRMADGLSSFKTSRINLVDLAGSERQKLTGAAGERLKEAGNINRSLSQLGNLINILAEISQTGKQRHIPYRDSRLTFLLQESLGGNAKLAMVCAISPSQSCKSESLSTLRFAQRAKAIKNKAIVNEVMQDDVNHLREVIRQLRDELHRLKSNGSSSTDTNGGHSAAWIRRSLNLLKSSINHPISLPHVDDDGDEDMEIDEEAVEKLCDQLDKQNAASQASEGKEAETVKSVSSIALKGNELTKFEPCASGSECQKEISDEIDVNMEEETSAQDEVMTVGSIEEPVYDTPVCSIDLRNHHSLEAQSQMAADSPDQILIGEPSDNSVMSSSMERVKNGELKTSEDVPLFPSSEPLSGFQATECKLDTLNNSSNGILSCVSPPGLSIVPCNVSPILKSPTPSVSPRISESRKSLRTSTMLSASQKDLQSKNTAVTTEQLAASIRNGLEIIDSCRQSSALRRSSFRFSYKPAEKVNVPINKIDVGVQTSRDDEATGESLVMCTSCKIRKQLEEDREEDREENGSSELQLVPVDGTDSAEKSRMRVPKAVEKVLAGAIRREMALEEYCNKQAFDISQLNRLLQQYKHERECNAVLGQAREDKILRLESLMDGVLPTEEFMEEELLSLTHEHKVLKDKYENHPEVLQTRMELKKVQDELQSYRNFYDLGEREVLMEEIQDLRSQLQYYIDSPSASSRKQNSLLQLTYSEPSSAPLLGAIPESTEESVEEKLEQERARWTEAESRWISLSEELRSELEASRLLAEKRKREFEAEKKCAEELEEAMRMAMAGHARLLEQYADLEEKHMQLLLRHRKIQDGIGDVKKAAARAGVKGSESKFINALAAEISALKVEREREKRYLRDENKGLQAQLRDTAEAVQAAGELLVRLKEAEEGVAAAQRRTIEAEQEAEKAYKQIDKLKKKHEKEIATLNALMADSRLPKEAIIGPAYEDETSKAKYDMDESHDQRWREEFEPFYNGEDGELLPKLSEPSWFSGYDRCNI from the exons ATGAAGCACTTTATGCAGCCAAGAAACGCTATCTTGCGAGATACCCATGCCGTCGACCCGCCTTCTTCTTCCCCAAGCCCTAGCGGTGGAATCAAGGGTAGACCCCCTCGGAAGCCTAAATCCTCTAAGGAGAATGCTCCGCCTTCAGATCCTAACTCCATGGTTCTGGATCCCAAACCCTCGCCGGCCAAGTTGAAGAGCCCTCTCCCACCCAGACCTCCGTCTTCCAACCCACTCAAGCGGAAGCTCAGTATGGAGACCGTCCCCGAGAATTCAATCCCCGGATTGTCTGATTCTGGTGTGAAG GTGGTAGTGCGCATGAGGCCGCCGTGCAAGGACAGAGATGAAGGGGATAATGTAGTACAGAAAGCTTCTGAGGATTCTTTGTCAATTAACGGACAAACGTTTACTTTTGATGCTGTTGCTGACACAGAGGCAACACAG CTTGATATCTTTCAACTTGTTGGAGAGCCTCTTGTTGAAAACTGCATGGCAGGTTTCAACAGTTCTGTATTTGCGTATGGACAA ACGGGAAGTGGAAAGACATATACCATGTGGGGTCCAGCCAATGCTTTGTCAGATGACAATTTATTAACCGAACAAAAAGGCTTAACTCCCCGTGTTTTTGAACGACTCTTTGCTCGTATAAACGAG GAACAAGTGAAGCATGCTGACAAGTTACTCAAGTATCAGTGCTACTGTTCTTTTCTCGAG ATTTACAATGAGCAAATCACTGATCTATTGGATCCAAATCAGAGAAACCTCCAG ATTAGAGAAGATGTAAAATCTGGTGTTTATGTGGAAAATCTAACAGAGGAGTGTGTATCTACAATGGCTGACGTTATTCGGATATTAATGAAG GGTTTATCAAACAGGAGGACTGGTGCAACAAGTGTTAATTCTGAGAGTTCGCGGTCACATACTGTTTTTACGTGTGTTGTTGAATCCCGATCCAAG AGGATGGCAGATGGTTTAAGCAGCTTTAAAACAAGTCGAATAAATCTTGTTGATTTAGCTGGTTCTGAGAGGCAGAAGCTAACAGGTGCAGCGGGGGAACGCCTGAAGGAAGCAGGAAATATCAACAGATCACTCTCACAGCTCGG GAATCTTATTAATATTCTTGCCGAGATTTCTCAAACTGGAAAACAAAGGCACATCCCGTATAGAGACTCCAGGCTCACTTTTTTATTGCAAGAATCTCTCGGGGGAAATGCAAAATTAGCGATGGTTTGTGCCATTTCTCCATCACAGAg CTGCAAGAGTGAAAGTCTTAGCACCTTGAGGTTTGCCCAGCGTGCCAAAGCtataaaaaacaaagcaatTGTTAATGAAGTTATGCAAGATGATGTGAATCACTTGCGTGAAGTGATACGGCAGCTCAGG GATGAATTACACCGACTAAAGTCAAATGGAAGTAGTTCAACTGACACAAATGGAGGTCACTCTGCAGCATGGATCCGCAGAAGTTTAAATCTACTTAAGTCTAGTATAAATCATCCTATCAGCTTACCTCATGtggatgatgatggtgatgaaGACATGGAAATTGACGAGGAAGCTGTTGAGAAGCTCTGTGATCAACTAGACAAACAAAATGCAGCCTCACAGGCTAGTGAAGGAAAGGAAGCTGAAACTGTTAAATCAGTTTCCTCAATTGCCTTAAAAGGAAATGAGTTAACTAAGTTTGAGCCGTGTGCATCTGGAAGTGAATGTCAAAAAGAAATTTCTGATGAAATTGATGTAAATATGGAAGAGGAAACATCCGCACAAGATGAGGTTATGACTGTTGGTTCAATAGAAGAACCTGTTTATGATACCCCAGTATGTTCTATCGACTTGCGGAACCATCATAGCCTTGAAGCACAAAGTCAAATGGCAGCAGACTCACCTGACCAAATCCTCATAGGTGAGCCCTCGGACAATAGTGTTATGAGCTCTTCAATGGAGAGAGTGAAAAATGGAGAACTAAAAACTTCAGAAGATGTCCCCTTGTTTCCATCCTCTGAACCTCTCAGTGGATTTCAGGCTACTGAGTGCAAATTAGATACACTCAACAATTCATCAAATGGGATTCTTAGTTGTGTTTCTCCTCCAGGCCTCAGCATAGTTCCTTGTAATGTGTCCCCAATTCTCAAATCCCCTACTCCAAGCGTTTCACCTAGAATTAGCGAAAGCAGAAAAAGCTTGAGGACTTCAACGATGTTGTCTGCTTCGCAGAAAGATCTTCAG AGTAAGAATACTGCTGTAACAACAGAACAATTGGCTGCAAGCATTCGCAACGGGCTTGAAATTATTGATAGTTGTCGTCAGAGTTCAGCATTGAGAAGGTCTTCATTCAGATTTTCATATAAACCTGCAGAAAAGGTTAATGTGccaataaacaaaattgatgTTGGCGTGCAAACATCTCGCGATGATGAGGCTACTGGTGAAAGTCTTGTTATGTGCACTAGTTGCAAAATTAGAAAGCAGCTGGAGGAGGATAGAGAGGAGGATAGAGAGGAGAATGGCAGTTCAGAGCTACAATTAGTACCTGTGGATGGTACAGACTCTGCCGAGAAATCCAGGATGCGAGTTCCTAAA GCAGTTGAGAAAGTTCTTGCGGGGGCTATAAGAAGAGAAATGGCACTTGAAGAGTACTGCAACAAGCAAGCATTTGATATTAGTCAACTCAACCGTTTG TTACAACAGTACAAGCATGAGAGAGAATGCAATGCTGTGCTTGGGCAAGCCAGAGAGGACAAAATTCTTCGCCTTGAGAGCCTCATGGATGGTGTTTTACCAACTGAGGAGTTCATGGAGGAGGAGCTTTTGTCCCTCACACATGAGCATAAG GTTTTGAAGGATAAATATGAGAATCATCCTGAAGTCCTACAGACACGAATGGAGTTGAAAAAAGTTCAAGATGAATTGCAAAGTTATAGGAATTTCTATGATTTGGGCGAGAGAGAAGTGCTAATGGAGGAGATTCAGGATTTAAGAAGTCAGCTGCAATATTACATTGATTCACCCTCCGCGTCTTCACGAAAGCAAAACTCTCTTTTACAATTGACTTATTCTGAGCCAAGCAGTGCTCCACTTCTTGGTGCAATTCCGGAATCAACGGAAGAGAGTGTCGAGGAGAAACTTGAACAGGAGAGAGCTCGTTGGACTGAGGCAGAGAGCAGATGGATCTCTCTTTCGGAAGAACTCAGAAGTGAACTTGAAGCGAGCAGGTTGCTagcagaaaaaagaaaacgagagTTTGAAGCTGAGAAGAAATGTGCTGAAGAGCTGGAGGAAGCTATGCGAATGGCTATGGCAGGGCATGCACGGTTGCTAGAACAGTATGCAGACTTGGAAGAAAAGCACATGCAACTGCTTTTAAGACACAGAAAGATACAGGATGGAATTGGGGATGTAAAAAAGGCAGCTGCTAGAGCAGGAGTGAAGGGATCAGAGTCCAAGTTCATAAATGCTCTTGCTGCTGAAATTTCAGCACTTAAAGTTGAAAGAGAGCGAGAGAAGCGCTATCTACGAGATGAGAACAAGGGACTTCAAGCTCAATTGAGAGACACTGCTGAAGCTGTGCAGGCTGCAGGTGAATTGCTTGTGCGACTCAAAGAAGCAGAAGAGGGAGTTGCTGCTGCTCAG AGACGAACAATTGAAGCCGAGCAAGAAGCCGAGAAGGCCTACAAACAGATtgataaattgaagaaaaaacatgaaaaggaGATAGCCACACTCAATGCTCTCATGGCAGATTCTCGTTTACCAAAGGAAGCTATAATAGGACCTGCTTACGAAGATGAAACTAGCAAAGCTAAATATGACATGGACGAATCCCATGATCAGCGCTGGAGAGAGGAATTTGAGCCATTCTACAATGGCGAAGATGGTGAGCTACTACCTAAACTCTCAGAACCCTCCTGGTTCTCTGGATATGATAGATGCAACATATAG
- the LOC111791431 gene encoding transcription factor bHLH62-like gives MENEFFMNDGCGFSGMEIQPNELNSSGLFTSNWENSMDQSDLFESTLSSIVSSPVNSHAGNVIGGGGGGGGGGGGGDNLMMRELIGRLGSICNSGEISPHSYIGGTNNNSTNTSCYNTPLNSPPKLNLSSIGGNLIPLHQNLAPFSADPGFTERAARFSCFGNRNLAGLNGHLSSNETLELGAGMESGKLSRVSSNKSFNIGGIGSQMGVQEGEQSPIQKGNSMRIPNKKVLNRFSRSSTPENTGDSPEGSSVSEQITGGELGFKGKPEINTRKRKSILTGQAKDLKVAGEKHESNGKKIKPDEASKKEIDAAKGKAEAKDGSKALGVANPKQKNDNSKPPEPPKDYIHVRARRGQATDSHSLAERVRREKISKRMKFLQDLVPSCNKVTGKAVMLDEIINYVQSLQRQVEFLSMKLTTVNPRMDLNMETLLPKDIFKGPGSSSLTVYPMDSSMPAFAYDYQSMHMPPLHSSISIGTEKQFSVASSSDQQRNLSAQIPSGYNEVGNGIQISKFWEDELHTVVQMGYGQNQLQSSNGSMAADEMKSER, from the exons ATGGAGAACGAGTTCTTTATGAACGATGGATGCGGTTTTTCTGGGATGGAAATTCAACCTAATGAGTTGAATTCGAGTGGGTTGTTTACTTCCAATTGGGAGAATTCGATGGATCAGAGCGATCTCTTTGAGTCTACTTTGAGTTCAATTGTGTCTTCTCCGGTGAATTCTCACGCTGGAAATGTTATcggtggtggcggtggcggtggcggtggcggtggaggTGGAGACAACTTGATGATGCGAGAATTGATCGGAAGGCTTGGGAGTATTTGCAATTCTGGTGAGATTTCGCCTCATTCTTACATTGGTGGAACGAACAATAACAGTACGAACACTTCTTGTTACAATACGCCTTTGAATTCTCCTCCCAAGCTTAATTTGTCTTCGATCGGAGGGAATTTGATTCCCCTTCATCAAAATCTGGCTCCATTTTCGGCTGATCCTGGGTTTACTGAGAGGGCTGCGAGATTTTCTTGCTTTGGGAACAGGAATCTTGCGGGCTTGAATGGCCACTTGAGTTCTAATGAAACCCTAGAATTGGGAGCTGGGATGGAATCTGGAAAGCTATCCAGAGTTTCAAGTAACAAATCCTTCAACATTGGTGGAATTGGATCTCAAATGGGGGTTCAAGAAGGCGAGCAAAGCCCAATCCAGAAGGGGAATTCCATGAGAATCCCTAACAAGAAGGTACTGAACAGGTTTTCGAGGTCTTCGACCCCTGAAAACACCGGCGATTCACCGGAGGGATCGTCGGTTTCCGAGCAGATTACAGGTGGGGAATTGGGTTTCAAAGGTAAACCAGAAATCAACACtaggaaaaggaaatcaaTTCTCACTGGACAAGcaaaagatttgaag GTTGCAGGAGAGAAACATGAAtcaaatggaaagaaaatcaaaccagATGAAGCTTCTAAGAAGGAGATTGATGCTGCAAAAGGGAAGGCAGAGGCCAAAGATGGCTCAAAAGCTTTAGGAGTAGCAAATCCTAAGCAAAAGAATGACAATTCAAAGCCTCCAGAGCCTCCGAAGGATTATATCCATGTCAGAGCTAGAAGGGGTCAAGCAACAGATAGCCACAGTTTGGCTGAAAGA GTCCGACGAGAGAAAATCAGCAAACGGATGAAGTTTCTTCAAGATCTCGTCCCTAGTTGCAATAAG GTAACTGGGAAGGCTGTCATGCTTGATGAAATCATAAACTATGTTCAGTCTTTGCAGCGCCAAGTTGAG TTTCTTTCAATGAAATTGACCACTGTCAATCCAAGGATGGATTTGAACATGGAGACCCTTTTGCCAAAGGAT ATCTTCAAAGGTCCCGGTTCGTCGTCGCTAACGGTTTACCCTATGGATTCATCCATGCCCGCTTTTGCATATGACTATCAATCTATGCACATGCCTCCTCTTCATAGTAGCATTTCTATTGGGACAGAGAAGCAATTCTCAGTTGCCTCATCAAGTGATCAGCAAAGAAATCTAAGCGCGCAAATACCGAGTGGATACAACGAAGTCGGGAACGGAATCCAA ATTTCAAAGTTCTGGGAGGATGAACTCCACACCGTAGTTCAAATGGGTTATGGACAAAACCAGCTGCAGAGTTCTAATG GCTCTATGGCTGCAGATGAGATGAAAAGTGAACGGTAA
- the LOC111791432 gene encoding kinesin-like protein KIN-12B isoform X1, with protein MKHFMQPRNAILRDTHAVDPPSSSPSPSGGIKGRPPRKPKSSKENAPPSDPNSMVLDPKPSPAKLKSPLPPRPPSSNPLKRKLSMETVPENSIPGLSDSGVKVVVRMRPPCKDRDEGDNVVQKASEDSLSINGQTFTFDAVADTEATQLDIFQLVGEPLVENCMAGFNSSVFAYGQTGSGKTYTMWGPANALSDDNLLTEQKGLTPRVFERLFARINEEQVKHADKLLKYQCYCSFLEIYNEQITDLLDPNQRNLQIREDVKSGVYVENLTEECVSTMADVIRILMKGLSNRRTGATSVNSESSRSHTVFTCVVESRSKRMADGLSSFKTSRINLVDLAGSERQKLTGAAGERLKEAGNINRSLSQLGNLINILAEISQTGKQRHIPYRDSRLTFLLQESLGGNAKLAMVCAISPSQSCKSESLSTLRFAQRAKAIKNKAIVNEVMQDDVNHLREVIRQLRDELHRLKSNGSSSTDTNGGHSAAWIRRSLNLLKSSINHPISLPHVDDDGDEDMEIDEEAVEKLCDQLDKQNAASQASEGKEAETVKSVSSIALKGNELTKFEPCASGSECQKEISDEIDVNMEEETSAQDEVMTVGSIEEPVYDTPVCSIDLRNHHSLEAQSQMAADSPDQILIGEPSDNSVMSSSMERVKNGELKTSEDVPLFPSSEPLSGFQATECKLDTLNNSSNGILSCVSPPGLSIVPCNVSPILKSPTPSVSPRISESRKSLRTSTMLSASQKDLQVETKLGLDHLQKSFEKSLKRSSANALSLLSTQSKNTAVTTEQLAASIRNGLEIIDSCRQSSALRRSSFRFSYKPAEKVNVPINKIDVGVQTSRDDEATGESLVMCTSCKIRKQLEEDREEDREENGSSELQLVPVDGTDSAEKSRMRVPKAVEKVLAGAIRREMALEEYCNKQAFDISQLNRLLQQYKHERECNAVLGQAREDKILRLESLMDGVLPTEEFMEEELLSLTHEHKVLKDKYENHPEVLQTRMELKKVQDELQSYRNFYDLGEREVLMEEIQDLRSQLQYYIDSPSASSRKQNSLLQLTYSEPSSAPLLGAIPESTEESVEEKLEQERARWTEAESRWISLSEELRSELEASRLLAEKRKREFEAEKKCAEELEEAMRMAMAGHARLLEQYADLEEKHMQLLLRHRKIQDGIGDVKKAAARAGVKGSESKFINALAAEISALKVEREREKRYLRDENKGLQAQLRDTAEAVQAAGELLVRLKEAEEGVAAAQRRTIEAEQEAEKAYKQIDKLKKKHEKEIATLNALMADSRLPKEAIIGPAYEDETSKAKYDMDESHDQRWREEFEPFYNGEDGELLPKLSEPSWFSGYDRCNI; from the exons ATGAAGCACTTTATGCAGCCAAGAAACGCTATCTTGCGAGATACCCATGCCGTCGACCCGCCTTCTTCTTCCCCAAGCCCTAGCGGTGGAATCAAGGGTAGACCCCCTCGGAAGCCTAAATCCTCTAAGGAGAATGCTCCGCCTTCAGATCCTAACTCCATGGTTCTGGATCCCAAACCCTCGCCGGCCAAGTTGAAGAGCCCTCTCCCACCCAGACCTCCGTCTTCCAACCCACTCAAGCGGAAGCTCAGTATGGAGACCGTCCCCGAGAATTCAATCCCCGGATTGTCTGATTCTGGTGTGAAG GTGGTAGTGCGCATGAGGCCGCCGTGCAAGGACAGAGATGAAGGGGATAATGTAGTACAGAAAGCTTCTGAGGATTCTTTGTCAATTAACGGACAAACGTTTACTTTTGATGCTGTTGCTGACACAGAGGCAACACAG CTTGATATCTTTCAACTTGTTGGAGAGCCTCTTGTTGAAAACTGCATGGCAGGTTTCAACAGTTCTGTATTTGCGTATGGACAA ACGGGAAGTGGAAAGACATATACCATGTGGGGTCCAGCCAATGCTTTGTCAGATGACAATTTATTAACCGAACAAAAAGGCTTAACTCCCCGTGTTTTTGAACGACTCTTTGCTCGTATAAACGAG GAACAAGTGAAGCATGCTGACAAGTTACTCAAGTATCAGTGCTACTGTTCTTTTCTCGAG ATTTACAATGAGCAAATCACTGATCTATTGGATCCAAATCAGAGAAACCTCCAG ATTAGAGAAGATGTAAAATCTGGTGTTTATGTGGAAAATCTAACAGAGGAGTGTGTATCTACAATGGCTGACGTTATTCGGATATTAATGAAG GGTTTATCAAACAGGAGGACTGGTGCAACAAGTGTTAATTCTGAGAGTTCGCGGTCACATACTGTTTTTACGTGTGTTGTTGAATCCCGATCCAAG AGGATGGCAGATGGTTTAAGCAGCTTTAAAACAAGTCGAATAAATCTTGTTGATTTAGCTGGTTCTGAGAGGCAGAAGCTAACAGGTGCAGCGGGGGAACGCCTGAAGGAAGCAGGAAATATCAACAGATCACTCTCACAGCTCGG GAATCTTATTAATATTCTTGCCGAGATTTCTCAAACTGGAAAACAAAGGCACATCCCGTATAGAGACTCCAGGCTCACTTTTTTATTGCAAGAATCTCTCGGGGGAAATGCAAAATTAGCGATGGTTTGTGCCATTTCTCCATCACAGAg CTGCAAGAGTGAAAGTCTTAGCACCTTGAGGTTTGCCCAGCGTGCCAAAGCtataaaaaacaaagcaatTGTTAATGAAGTTATGCAAGATGATGTGAATCACTTGCGTGAAGTGATACGGCAGCTCAGG GATGAATTACACCGACTAAAGTCAAATGGAAGTAGTTCAACTGACACAAATGGAGGTCACTCTGCAGCATGGATCCGCAGAAGTTTAAATCTACTTAAGTCTAGTATAAATCATCCTATCAGCTTACCTCATGtggatgatgatggtgatgaaGACATGGAAATTGACGAGGAAGCTGTTGAGAAGCTCTGTGATCAACTAGACAAACAAAATGCAGCCTCACAGGCTAGTGAAGGAAAGGAAGCTGAAACTGTTAAATCAGTTTCCTCAATTGCCTTAAAAGGAAATGAGTTAACTAAGTTTGAGCCGTGTGCATCTGGAAGTGAATGTCAAAAAGAAATTTCTGATGAAATTGATGTAAATATGGAAGAGGAAACATCCGCACAAGATGAGGTTATGACTGTTGGTTCAATAGAAGAACCTGTTTATGATACCCCAGTATGTTCTATCGACTTGCGGAACCATCATAGCCTTGAAGCACAAAGTCAAATGGCAGCAGACTCACCTGACCAAATCCTCATAGGTGAGCCCTCGGACAATAGTGTTATGAGCTCTTCAATGGAGAGAGTGAAAAATGGAGAACTAAAAACTTCAGAAGATGTCCCCTTGTTTCCATCCTCTGAACCTCTCAGTGGATTTCAGGCTACTGAGTGCAAATTAGATACACTCAACAATTCATCAAATGGGATTCTTAGTTGTGTTTCTCCTCCAGGCCTCAGCATAGTTCCTTGTAATGTGTCCCCAATTCTCAAATCCCCTACTCCAAGCGTTTCACCTAGAATTAGCGAAAGCAGAAAAAGCTTGAGGACTTCAACGATGTTGTCTGCTTCGCAGAAAGATCTTCAGGTAGAGACTAAGCTGGGCTTAGATCATCTGcaaaaatcatttgaaaagtCCTTAAAAAGGAGCTCCGCTAATGCATTATCTCTGTTGTCTACTCAGAGTAAGAATACTGCTGTAACAACAGAACAATTGGCTGCAAGCATTCGCAACGGGCTTGAAATTATTGATAGTTGTCGTCAGAGTTCAGCATTGAGAAGGTCTTCATTCAGATTTTCATATAAACCTGCAGAAAAGGTTAATGTGccaataaacaaaattgatgTTGGCGTGCAAACATCTCGCGATGATGAGGCTACTGGTGAAAGTCTTGTTATGTGCACTAGTTGCAAAATTAGAAAGCAGCTGGAGGAGGATAGAGAGGAGGATAGAGAGGAGAATGGCAGTTCAGAGCTACAATTAGTACCTGTGGATGGTACAGACTCTGCCGAGAAATCCAGGATGCGAGTTCCTAAA GCAGTTGAGAAAGTTCTTGCGGGGGCTATAAGAAGAGAAATGGCACTTGAAGAGTACTGCAACAAGCAAGCATTTGATATTAGTCAACTCAACCGTTTG TTACAACAGTACAAGCATGAGAGAGAATGCAATGCTGTGCTTGGGCAAGCCAGAGAGGACAAAATTCTTCGCCTTGAGAGCCTCATGGATGGTGTTTTACCAACTGAGGAGTTCATGGAGGAGGAGCTTTTGTCCCTCACACATGAGCATAAG GTTTTGAAGGATAAATATGAGAATCATCCTGAAGTCCTACAGACACGAATGGAGTTGAAAAAAGTTCAAGATGAATTGCAAAGTTATAGGAATTTCTATGATTTGGGCGAGAGAGAAGTGCTAATGGAGGAGATTCAGGATTTAAGAAGTCAGCTGCAATATTACATTGATTCACCCTCCGCGTCTTCACGAAAGCAAAACTCTCTTTTACAATTGACTTATTCTGAGCCAAGCAGTGCTCCACTTCTTGGTGCAATTCCGGAATCAACGGAAGAGAGTGTCGAGGAGAAACTTGAACAGGAGAGAGCTCGTTGGACTGAGGCAGAGAGCAGATGGATCTCTCTTTCGGAAGAACTCAGAAGTGAACTTGAAGCGAGCAGGTTGCTagcagaaaaaagaaaacgagagTTTGAAGCTGAGAAGAAATGTGCTGAAGAGCTGGAGGAAGCTATGCGAATGGCTATGGCAGGGCATGCACGGTTGCTAGAACAGTATGCAGACTTGGAAGAAAAGCACATGCAACTGCTTTTAAGACACAGAAAGATACAGGATGGAATTGGGGATGTAAAAAAGGCAGCTGCTAGAGCAGGAGTGAAGGGATCAGAGTCCAAGTTCATAAATGCTCTTGCTGCTGAAATTTCAGCACTTAAAGTTGAAAGAGAGCGAGAGAAGCGCTATCTACGAGATGAGAACAAGGGACTTCAAGCTCAATTGAGAGACACTGCTGAAGCTGTGCAGGCTGCAGGTGAATTGCTTGTGCGACTCAAAGAAGCAGAAGAGGGAGTTGCTGCTGCTCAG AGACGAACAATTGAAGCCGAGCAAGAAGCCGAGAAGGCCTACAAACAGATtgataaattgaagaaaaaacatgaaaaggaGATAGCCACACTCAATGCTCTCATGGCAGATTCTCGTTTACCAAAGGAAGCTATAATAGGACCTGCTTACGAAGATGAAACTAGCAAAGCTAAATATGACATGGACGAATCCCATGATCAGCGCTGGAGAGAGGAATTTGAGCCATTCTACAATGGCGAAGATGGTGAGCTACTACCTAAACTCTCAGAACCCTCCTGGTTCTCTGGATATGATAGATGCAACATATAG